Proteins encoded together in one Chitinophaga sp. LS1 window:
- a CDS encoding sodium-translocating pyrophosphatase, with protein MNIVYLVPCFGLLALLFTAVRSAWVSRQDAGNERMTEIARYIAEGAMAFLKAEYKILTYFVIIAAILLGIMGASHENSDWTIALAFIIGAVFSATAGFIGMRIATKANVRTAQAARTSLSQALKVSFTGGSVMGMGVAGLAVLGLGSLFIILKAYFGAIPNTDQMIKTIEVLTGFSLGAESIALFARVGGGIYTKAADVGADLVGKVEAGIPEDDPRNPATIADNVGDNVGDVAGMGADLFGSYVATVLATMVLGSEIISNDKFGGLAPILLPMMIAGFGIVFSMIATVFVKISDTAGLNTSTVQRALNMGNWGSIVLSAIASAALVYWILPEGSIYLKRDYLPGTSDLREGTKAITQSGVVGAIFVGLAVGTLMSIITEYYTAMGKRPVLSIIRQSSTGHATNVIGGLAVGMESTMLPILVLAAGIYGSFACAGLYGVAIAAAGMMATTAMQLAIDAFGPIADNAGGIAEMSELPKEVREKTDILDAVGNTTAATGKGFAIASAALTALALFAAFVGVAKINGIDIYKANVLSGLFVGAMIPFIFSSLAIRAVGEAAMSMVEEVRRQFRTIPGIMEGTGKPEYDKCVAISTQASIKKMMVPGAIALISPILVGFVFGPEVLGGFLAGATVSGVLMGIFQNNAGGAWDNAKKSFEKGVVINGETFYKKSEPHKASVTGDTVGDPFKDTSGPSMNILIKLMSIVSLVIAPTLADLHHTGQPETAKKQPVKTEQVVVKK; from the coding sequence ATGAATATCGTTTACCTCGTTCCATGTTTTGGCTTGCTTGCCCTGCTATTTACTGCCGTCCGCAGTGCATGGGTATCCCGTCAGGATGCCGGTAATGAAAGGATGACAGAAATAGCCCGCTACATAGCAGAAGGGGCAATGGCTTTCCTAAAGGCTGAATACAAGATCCTAACCTATTTTGTAATTATCGCCGCTATCCTTTTGGGGATTATGGGTGCTTCTCATGAAAACTCTGACTGGACTATTGCCCTTGCATTTATCATTGGCGCTGTATTCTCTGCTACAGCCGGTTTCATTGGAATGAGAATCGCAACGAAAGCAAATGTACGTACTGCCCAGGCGGCACGTACCAGCCTGTCACAAGCCCTCAAAGTTTCCTTTACCGGCGGATCTGTAATGGGTATGGGTGTAGCCGGACTCGCTGTATTAGGTCTGGGTTCACTCTTCATTATTTTGAAAGCTTACTTTGGTGCAATACCCAACACCGATCAGATGATCAAAACCATCGAAGTATTGACAGGCTTCTCACTGGGTGCAGAAAGTATCGCACTGTTTGCCCGTGTGGGTGGTGGTATCTATACAAAAGCTGCGGATGTAGGCGCTGACTTGGTAGGTAAAGTGGAAGCCGGCATCCCGGAAGATGATCCGCGTAACCCCGCTACCATTGCAGACAACGTAGGCGACAATGTAGGTGACGTAGCCGGTATGGGTGCTGACCTCTTTGGCTCTTATGTAGCCACTGTACTGGCAACAATGGTATTGGGCAGTGAAATCATCTCTAACGACAAGTTTGGTGGCCTTGCACCGATCCTCCTGCCTATGATGATCGCAGGTTTTGGTATCGTGTTCTCCATGATAGCAACCGTTTTTGTAAAGATCTCTGATACCGCGGGTCTGAACACCAGCACGGTACAAAGAGCACTGAATATGGGTAACTGGGGGTCAATCGTACTCTCTGCTATCGCCAGTGCAGCATTAGTTTACTGGATCCTGCCTGAAGGATCAATTTACCTGAAACGTGATTATTTACCAGGAACATCTGATTTACGTGAAGGTACCAAAGCGATCACACAGAGTGGTGTAGTAGGAGCCATCTTCGTAGGATTGGCTGTGGGTACGCTCATGAGTATCATCACTGAATATTATACCGCAATGGGCAAGCGTCCGGTATTATCCATTATCCGTCAGTCTTCAACTGGTCATGCCACAAACGTGATTGGTGGTCTGGCTGTAGGTATGGAATCTACCATGCTGCCAATCCTTGTGCTGGCTGCAGGGATCTACGGATCTTTTGCCTGCGCAGGTCTCTATGGCGTAGCAATTGCTGCTGCCGGTATGATGGCCACAACTGCCATGCAGCTGGCGATCGATGCCTTTGGCCCGATTGCAGATAATGCAGGCGGTATCGCTGAAATGAGTGAACTGCCCAAAGAAGTAAGAGAGAAAACTGATATCCTGGATGCCGTTGGTAACACCACTGCGGCTACAGGTAAGGGTTTCGCCATTGCTTCCGCAGCACTGACTGCACTGGCGCTGTTTGCAGCATTCGTAGGCGTAGCTAAAATTAATGGTATTGATATCTATAAAGCAAATGTATTGTCCGGTCTGTTCGTCGGCGCAATGATTCCGTTTATTTTCTCTTCCCTGGCTATCAGGGCTGTAGGCGAAGCGGCTATGAGCATGGTGGAAGAAGTAAGAAGACAATTCAGAACCATCCCAGGTATTATGGAAGGTACCGGCAAACCTGAGTACGATAAGTGCGTGGCAATTTCAACACAGGCTTCTATTAAAAAGATGATGGTGCCTGGAGCCATTGCCCTCATCTCCCCAATCCTGGTAGGCTTTGTGTTTGGCCCGGAAGTATTGGGTGGTTTCCTCGCAGGTGCTACTGTAAGTGGTGTACTGATGGGGATCTTCCAGAACAATGCCGGCGGTGCATGGGACAATGCGAAAAAATCCTTTGAAAAAGGAGTCGTGATCAATGGCGAGACTTTTTACAAAAAGTCAGAACCACACAAAGCATCTGTAACCGGTGATACCGTAGGTGATCCATTCAAAGATACTTCAGGTCCTTCCATGAACATCCTGATTAAACTGATGTCTATCGTAAGTCTGGTGATAGCGCCGACTTTGGCAGATTTACACCATACAGGACAACCTGAAACTGCGAAAAAGCAACCAGTGAAAACGGAACAGGTCGTTGTTAAAAAATAA
- a CDS encoding NAD(P)H-hydrate dehydratase — MKIFSAQQIREADAYTITHTPISSLDLMERAAAACTTWICKHYAADIPVYIYCGMGNNGGDGLAIVRLLRNRGYIAHAFILHHSEKASADHVANREALQQKYLDALHDVPVTSSIAAPPANALIVDALLGTGLSRPASGWIAGIIQQLQALYTTHTIIAIDLPSGMQADNSSLNTPVVKAHHTLSFEFYKLAFLFPENAGLTGEVHILPIGLHPDYIKQTPTPFHISESALIKSIYKPRSPFAHKGTYGHSLLIAGSEGKMGAAILSASACLRAGVGLLSCHVPKCGYTIIQLAVPPAMCIIDDQYDHSSGFQTDTSKYKVIGIGPGIGTAAGTAWALERLFEQYRQPMVIDADALNIIATTPGLIDKVPEGSLLTPHPKEFERLFGKTANNREQLQVLSHNAIEKRLCILLKGRYTAMAFPDGNIYFNTTGNPGMATGGSGDVLTGILTSLVSQGYASKDAMLMGVYIHGLAGDYAAETLSQEAMTPEDIIDNLGKTFLGLRK, encoded by the coding sequence ATGAAGATTTTTTCTGCACAACAGATTCGTGAAGCAGATGCATATACCATCACGCACACGCCCATCAGCAGCCTGGACCTAATGGAAAGAGCCGCTGCTGCTTGTACTACCTGGATTTGCAAGCACTATGCTGCTGATATACCTGTATATATTTACTGCGGTATGGGCAACAATGGCGGTGATGGTCTGGCCATTGTACGCCTGCTCAGAAACAGAGGTTACATTGCCCACGCATTTATACTGCACCATAGTGAAAAGGCGTCTGCAGATCACGTGGCTAACAGAGAAGCTTTGCAGCAAAAATATTTGGATGCCCTACACGATGTGCCTGTTACATCTTCTATTGCTGCACCACCTGCAAATGCACTGATCGTAGACGCCCTCCTCGGTACAGGACTCAGCAGGCCCGCAAGTGGCTGGATAGCGGGCATTATCCAACAACTACAGGCATTGTATACCACCCACACCATCATCGCCATCGACCTGCCTTCAGGCATGCAGGCAGATAACTCTTCCCTGAATACACCTGTGGTAAAAGCACACCATACACTGAGCTTTGAATTTTATAAACTTGCTTTTTTATTTCCTGAAAATGCTGGCCTCACCGGCGAAGTACATATTTTGCCTATAGGCCTCCATCCGGATTATATTAAGCAAACCCCTACCCCATTTCATATTAGTGAGTCCGCATTGATCAAAAGCATTTACAAACCCCGCTCCCCTTTTGCTCACAAAGGTACCTATGGTCATTCCCTGCTCATTGCAGGCAGTGAAGGCAAAATGGGCGCAGCAATACTGAGTGCCAGCGCCTGCCTGAGAGCAGGTGTCGGTTTATTATCCTGTCATGTACCCAAGTGTGGATATACTATTATTCAACTGGCAGTGCCCCCTGCTATGTGCATCATAGATGACCAATATGACCACAGTTCCGGCTTTCAGACAGACACTTCAAAATATAAAGTGATCGGAATCGGCCCCGGTATCGGCACCGCCGCAGGTACAGCCTGGGCACTCGAAAGACTTTTTGAACAATATCGCCAGCCCATGGTAATCGATGCAGATGCACTCAACATCATCGCAACTACACCTGGTTTGATTGACAAAGTACCTGAAGGAAGCCTGCTAACCCCACACCCTAAAGAGTTTGAGCGCTTATTTGGAAAGACTGCCAACAACAGGGAACAACTACAGGTCTTATCTCATAACGCCATTGAAAAACGCCTCTGTATACTTTTAAAAGGCCGGTATACAGCCATGGCATTTCCGGATGGCAATATTTATTTTAACACAACCGGCAATCCCGGTATGGCAACAGGTGGCAGTGGAGACGTATTAACAGGTATTTTGACATCATTAGTGTCACAGGGATACGCCTCCAAAGATGCGATGCTGATGGGCGTTTATATCCATGGTCTGGCAGGTGACTATGCCGCTGAAACCCTCTCCCAGGAAGCAATGACGCCGGAAGACATCATTGACAATCTCGGCAAAACCTTTCTGGGCCTGCGTAAATGA
- a CDS encoding DUF4249 domain-containing protein, whose translation MKKKFFRLSILAAFVTGFSACTDVIDLDVPAGTSYPVLDAWITNEPGTQYIRFTKSVSYTESGDAPIISDATITLYDETTGDTYPFVFADSLYKCDPANGQIGQVNHTYRLRVEYDSNVYEATDTIKPVAAITNIDYKYKKKGDDGATKDGYYVRFYATDMAGQTDYTWIRSYRNNLNDDNILEDNYVIDGGFSEGLSDGQEFPQFVGESVNDRDHPYLQGDLAIVKLRSLSYPSYFWVTSVQTQMESGGLFATVLANVGTNYKNVTDGGGKGKILGWFGTSAVSDSSITTN comes from the coding sequence ATGAAGAAGAAATTTTTCCGACTCAGCATATTAGCCGCTTTCGTAACAGGATTTAGCGCCTGTACGGATGTGATAGACCTGGATGTTCCAGCTGGTACTTCTTATCCTGTACTGGATGCATGGATTACCAACGAACCAGGTACACAATATATCAGATTTACAAAATCAGTATCTTATACAGAGTCAGGTGATGCTCCTATTATCAGCGATGCAACCATCACACTGTATGACGAAACAACAGGCGATACTTATCCTTTCGTGTTTGCAGATTCATTGTACAAATGTGATCCGGCTAACGGTCAGATTGGTCAGGTGAACCATACTTACCGCCTCCGTGTGGAATACGATTCTAATGTATACGAAGCGACTGATACCATTAAGCCCGTGGCTGCTATCACAAACATTGACTACAAGTACAAGAAAAAAGGTGATGACGGTGCAACCAAGGATGGTTACTATGTACGATTCTATGCAACTGATATGGCAGGGCAGACAGATTACACCTGGATCAGGTCCTACAGAAATAATTTAAATGATGACAATATCCTGGAAGATAACTACGTGATCGATGGTGGCTTCTCCGAAGGTTTGTCTGACGGACAGGAGTTCCCACAGTTCGTAGGTGAAAGCGTAAATGATCGTGATCATCCTTATCTGCAGGGAGATCTCGCTATCGTAAAACTCCGCTCACTGAGTTATCCAAGCTATTTCTGGGTAACCTCTGTTCAGACCCAGATGGAGTCTGGTGGATTATTTGCTACTGTACTGGCCAATGTAGGCACGAACTATAAGAACGTCACAGATGGTGGCGGAAAAGGGAAGATACTGGGATGGTTTGGCACCTCCGCAGTAAGTGATTCTTCCATTACCACGAATTGA
- a CDS encoding AraC family transcriptional regulator has translation MAVQIRNDINELLLEEEIGDDLQEKLVSTQLVEEQQEIKYHFGEAVLRETFFDGYHIFTGDASVYENLHVNATEAIPAVSLLFMVRGHFNTNVGHERQRLFGSLEHNLYYNPGGVENAHILKQENLAAVGMNFSKERFLQLAENNGRILDMLGNNVAGNRPIILNKKSNHPITARMLMILDEIRNCQFLGGHKKLYLQSKVIELLALQCEQQEQAESLQKERFALSASDKEKIFFARDYLLNQMQSPPSLTELSRAAGLNEFKLKNGFKQVFDNTVFGYLNDHKMEYARQLLQSAVQSVTQIAEQLGFSSVQHFSTAFRKKFGVSPVKLRNA, from the coding sequence ATGGCTGTCCAGATCAGGAATGATATAAATGAGTTATTGCTCGAAGAAGAGATCGGGGATGACCTGCAGGAAAAGCTGGTGTCTACCCAGTTGGTAGAAGAGCAGCAGGAAATCAAGTACCATTTCGGGGAAGCGGTATTACGGGAAACCTTTTTTGACGGGTATCATATTTTCACCGGCGATGCCTCTGTATATGAGAACCTGCATGTGAATGCGACAGAAGCCATACCGGCAGTATCCCTGTTGTTTATGGTACGCGGACATTTTAATACTAATGTAGGGCATGAGCGGCAGCGCCTGTTTGGTTCGCTTGAGCACAACCTATATTATAATCCCGGGGGTGTGGAAAATGCCCATATCCTCAAACAGGAGAACCTCGCTGCAGTTGGGATGAATTTCAGCAAAGAACGGTTCCTGCAGCTGGCGGAAAATAATGGCCGGATACTGGATATGCTGGGGAACAATGTGGCTGGCAACAGGCCTATCATACTAAATAAAAAGAGTAATCACCCTATTACGGCCCGCATGCTGATGATCCTGGACGAGATCAGGAACTGCCAGTTTCTGGGAGGGCATAAAAAATTATACCTGCAATCTAAGGTGATAGAGTTGCTGGCCCTGCAATGTGAGCAGCAGGAGCAGGCAGAATCCTTACAGAAAGAGCGGTTTGCATTATCTGCATCGGATAAGGAGAAGATCTTCTTTGCCAGAGATTATTTATTGAACCAAATGCAGTCTCCCCCTTCGCTGACGGAGTTATCAAGAGCAGCGGGGTTAAATGAGTTTAAACTGAAGAATGGGTTCAAACAGGTATTTGATAATACAGTGTTTGGCTACCTGAATGATCATAAAATGGAATATGCGCGGCAGTTATTACAATCGGCTGTGCAGTCAGTGACCCAGATAGCAGAGCAGCTGGGTTTTTCATCAGTACAGCATTTCAGTACTGCTTTCAGGAAGAAATTCGGGGTGAGCCCGGTAAAGCTGCGGAATGCCTAA
- a CDS encoding Rrf2 family transcriptional regulator, giving the protein MVKSKFAISVHILSLLSLSETEWMSSDLIAGSLNTNPALVRKELAALKEAGLVEGKEGKNGGSKLTKSPNNIYLSDVFQIVKENHIFGFSPNLPNPECPVGRDINGALETLFDTIDQAVYEKLKHTTLAQFSAQFVS; this is encoded by the coding sequence ATGGTCAAAAGTAAGTTTGCAATATCAGTTCACATCCTCAGTCTGCTCAGCCTTTCTGAGACAGAATGGATGTCCAGCGATCTCATTGCAGGCTCACTCAATACCAACCCCGCCCTGGTGCGCAAGGAACTCGCAGCACTAAAAGAAGCCGGTCTTGTAGAAGGCAAGGAAGGCAAAAACGGGGGAAGCAAGTTGACCAAATCACCAAACAATATCTATTTATCCGATGTTTTCCAGATTGTAAAGGAAAACCACATCTTCGGCTTCTCTCCCAACCTCCCCAATCCTGAATGCCCGGTAGGCAGGGATATCAATGGCGCGCTGGAAACCCTTTTCGATACCATCGACCAGGCCGTATACGAGAAACTGAAGCATACCACACTGGCGCAGTTCAGCGCTCAGTTCGTGTCTTGA
- a CDS encoding NAD(P)-dependent oxidoreductase — translation MKLSIVGASGFIGSALLAEALERGHEVTAIVRNPEKITISNPKLTVKQGDVADADQLAELIKGSEAVISSFNAHDTPTYLKLIQGLANGVRKAGIKRVLVVSGAGSLEIAPGKQLLDTPEFPAEWKGGATATREGFYWLREQNDLDWTVMSPAANIFPGERTGKFRLGKDTLVTDAEGNSKISNKDYAVALIDEVEKNQHVKARFTAAY, via the coding sequence ATGAAATTATCTATCGTAGGCGCATCTGGCTTCATTGGCAGCGCATTATTGGCCGAAGCACTGGAAAGAGGACATGAAGTAACCGCTATCGTACGTAATCCTGAAAAGATCACCATTTCCAATCCTAAGCTGACCGTAAAGCAGGGTGATGTAGCAGATGCAGACCAACTCGCTGAATTGATCAAAGGTTCCGAAGCTGTCATCAGCTCTTTCAATGCACATGATACCCCCACTTACCTGAAACTGATTCAGGGTCTGGCAAATGGCGTAAGAAAAGCTGGTATCAAACGTGTACTGGTGGTAAGTGGTGCAGGTAGCCTGGAAATTGCTCCTGGTAAGCAACTGCTGGATACCCCTGAATTCCCCGCTGAGTGGAAAGGTGGTGCCACTGCTACCCGCGAAGGCTTCTACTGGCTGAGAGAACAGAACGACCTGGATTGGACCGTGATGAGCCCTGCGGCTAACATCTTCCCAGGTGAGCGTACAGGTAAATTCCGCCTGGGCAAGGATACCCTGGTAACTGATGCAGAAGGTAACAGCAAGATTTCAAATAAGGATTATGCAGTAGCACTGATCGACGAAGTGGAGAAAAACCAGCATGTAAAAGCAAGGTTCACCGCTGCTTACTAA
- a CDS encoding TonB-dependent receptor: MKTRLLKLLSIGILLLWALQTNAQQRFTLSGYVKDQQNGESLIGISVSKAGTGIGTVTNEYGFYSLTLPAGDHDIQFSYVGYTPIKTHISLKGNQTLDIKLDKSSSTLNTVTVIGDKTEKAVNTLNSSINRLDIAQMKKMPTFMGEVDVLRSIQTLPGVQTVGEGASGFNVRGGAADENLILLDEAPVYNSTHMLGFFSVFNPDAVKSVNLIKGGFPAEYGGRTSSVLDIRMKDGNNQNLAVNGGISNVFSRLSIEAPIVKDESSFIIAARRSYIDILMKPFLSGDMKDTKLNFYDITAKANFKLNKTNTLFVSGYLGRDVFGFGSDVNMNWGNKTATIRWNHVFNSKLFMNLTTFYSNYDYSLEFSNGSTKNAGDNYQAYDWTSNIINYGVKPGFTYYVNAKNSVHFGVQGLYYIFKPGKGVSQDGENTTVKNLTLQHGLEAAAYIDHEWKPSKKFGVQYGLRFSEYQYLGNSTAYYYNDTTPGVRKTLIGSKTYGTNELIKAYHYLEPRINVRYGINDNNAVKASYARTTQYMHQLSNTASPTPLDIWTPSTNNVQPQVADQYTVGYAYDATNGKYEISAEVFYKNMNHQLDYIDNANLQLNQYIEADLLPSKSRSYGLELMAKKEIGTTTGWISYTLSKSERKTEGINQNEWFLNRYDRTHNITIVATHEFSKRTSFSANWTYATGTPTTYADSRLEYQGWDIPYNSTDKRNTYRLPDYHRLDVSLTLKGKQLKRWKGEWVFSLYNVYSRRNAYSIYFQQNEDDKNKREAVRLSIIGSVIPGITYNFKF, from the coding sequence ATGAAGACAAGGCTACTAAAGCTCCTGTCCATTGGCATCCTTTTGCTTTGGGCGCTACAGACAAATGCGCAGCAACGGTTTACATTAAGTGGATACGTAAAAGACCAGCAAAACGGGGAAAGCCTGATCGGCATTTCCGTTTCCAAAGCAGGAACAGGCATCGGTACTGTAACCAATGAATATGGTTTTTATTCTCTCACACTGCCTGCCGGCGACCATGACATTCAGTTTTCTTATGTAGGGTACACACCTATTAAGACACATATTTCCCTGAAAGGAAACCAAACACTGGATATCAAATTAGATAAATCCAGCAGTACACTGAACACAGTCACCGTAATCGGTGATAAAACAGAGAAAGCAGTTAATACGCTGAATTCCAGCATCAACCGTCTGGATATTGCCCAGATGAAAAAGATGCCCACCTTCATGGGTGAAGTAGACGTGCTGCGTTCTATCCAGACCCTGCCCGGCGTACAAACCGTGGGCGAAGGCGCCAGCGGCTTCAACGTACGTGGCGGTGCCGCAGATGAGAACCTGATCCTGCTGGATGAAGCACCTGTTTACAACTCTACCCACATGCTCGGATTTTTCTCTGTATTCAACCCGGATGCAGTTAAAAGCGTGAATCTCATTAAAGGTGGTTTTCCAGCTGAATACGGCGGCCGTACATCCTCTGTGCTTGATATACGCATGAAGGATGGAAACAACCAGAATCTGGCTGTAAATGGCGGTATCAGCAATGTATTCAGCCGTCTCTCCATTGAGGCGCCGATCGTGAAGGACGAATCCTCCTTTATCATCGCTGCCCGGCGTTCCTATATCGACATCCTCATGAAGCCTTTCCTGAGCGGAGATATGAAAGACACCAAACTGAATTTCTACGATATCACCGCCAAGGCGAACTTCAAACTGAACAAGACCAATACCCTCTTTGTAAGCGGTTACCTGGGAAGAGACGTATTCGGTTTCGGATCAGATGTGAATATGAACTGGGGCAATAAAACCGCTACCATAAGATGGAACCATGTGTTCAACAGTAAACTGTTCATGAACCTGACTACTTTTTATAGTAACTATGACTACAGCCTTGAATTCAGCAACGGTAGTACCAAAAATGCCGGTGATAATTACCAGGCTTATGACTGGACTTCCAACATCATCAACTACGGTGTGAAACCTGGCTTTACTTACTATGTGAATGCAAAAAACAGCGTACACTTCGGGGTACAGGGCCTCTATTACATTTTCAAACCGGGTAAAGGTGTGAGCCAGGACGGCGAGAATACAACCGTGAAAAACCTGACTCTCCAACATGGTCTCGAAGCAGCTGCTTACATCGATCATGAATGGAAACCTAGCAAGAAATTTGGTGTGCAATATGGTCTTCGTTTCTCTGAATACCAATACCTCGGTAACAGTACTGCTTATTACTACAATGACACCACACCCGGCGTACGTAAAACACTCATAGGCAGCAAAACTTATGGTACCAATGAGCTGATTAAAGCTTATCACTACCTGGAGCCAAGAATCAACGTTCGCTATGGTATCAACGACAACAATGCCGTGAAAGCATCTTATGCCCGTACTACACAGTACATGCACCAGTTGTCCAACACCGCCTCTCCTACACCACTCGATATCTGGACACCAAGTACCAACAATGTACAACCACAGGTGGCTGATCAGTACACCGTAGGTTATGCATACGATGCGACTAATGGCAAGTATGAAATTTCTGCTGAAGTGTTTTATAAAAACATGAACCACCAGCTGGATTACATTGATAATGCAAACCTGCAGCTGAACCAGTACATTGAAGCAGACCTGCTGCCAAGCAAGAGCCGCTCTTATGGCCTGGAACTGATGGCAAAGAAAGAAATCGGTACCACCACAGGTTGGATCAGCTATACACTGTCAAAATCTGAACGTAAAACTGAGGGCATCAACCAGAATGAATGGTTCCTGAACCGCTATGATCGCACACACAACATTACCATCGTAGCAACGCATGAATTCTCAAAACGTACTTCTTTCTCTGCTAACTGGACGTATGCAACAGGTACACCTACTACGTATGCAGACAGCCGCCTGGAATACCAGGGTTGGGATATTCCATACAACAGCACTGACAAACGTAACACTTACCGCCTGCCAGACTACCATCGCCTGGATGTATCCCTCACACTGAAAGGCAAACAGCTGAAACGCTGGAAAGGCGAATGGGTGTTCTCGCTGTACAATGTGTATTCACGCCGCAATGCTTATTCCATCTACTTCCAGCAGAATGAAGACGACAAGAACAAAAGAGAAGCAGTACGCCTGTCTATCATCGGTTCTGTCATCCCAGGTATTACTTACAACTTTAAATTTTAA
- the nhaA gene encoding Na+/H+ antiporter NhaA produces the protein MIKRLFSPIYDFLNDSRATGIVLIICTITSLLLANSPIQESWLQGWSFSEHWINDGLMVLFFFMAGMEIKRELISGELSSVQQATLPVLAAVGGMLLPAGIFALFNHGTPYENGWGIPMATDIAFSLGVISLLGKRVPLALKIFLTALAIIDDLGAIVTIAVFYTATLHQIYLLAAGGILMGLFVMNKFKVQRLIFYFIPGIILWYCILHSGIHATVAGVLLAFTIPLNKLDNLIHHLHKPVNFIIMPLFALANTAIVIPTPLGPILQHTISYGIIAGLVLGKPLGIFLFSFIAVKTRIAALPSQSNWSQLLGVGLLAGIGFTMSIFIATLAYTDVNWQVYSKIAVMIASLIAGIAGYLYLRKR, from the coding sequence ATGATCAAACGGCTCTTCTCTCCCATTTATGATTTCCTGAATGATAGCAGAGCCACCGGAATAGTGTTGATCATATGTACAATCACATCCCTGCTACTGGCTAATTCTCCAATTCAGGAGAGCTGGTTGCAGGGATGGTCTTTTTCAGAGCACTGGATCAACGATGGATTGATGGTGCTCTTCTTTTTTATGGCCGGTATGGAAATTAAAAGAGAGCTGATTAGCGGAGAGCTTTCTTCTGTACAACAAGCCACACTACCAGTGTTGGCAGCAGTAGGCGGAATGTTGTTACCCGCAGGGATCTTTGCTTTATTCAATCATGGTACACCCTATGAAAATGGCTGGGGAATACCCATGGCAACAGATATCGCTTTTTCACTGGGCGTGATTTCATTATTAGGAAAAAGAGTACCGCTGGCGTTGAAGATCTTTCTCACTGCGCTGGCAATAATCGATGATCTGGGAGCGATAGTGACGATTGCAGTTTTTTATACAGCGACATTGCATCAAATTTATTTATTGGCAGCCGGGGGAATTTTAATGGGGCTGTTTGTGATGAATAAATTTAAAGTACAAAGGCTGATATTTTATTTCATCCCCGGCATCATCCTCTGGTATTGTATCCTCCATTCAGGTATCCATGCCACTGTTGCAGGTGTATTACTGGCCTTTACAATACCGCTCAATAAGTTGGATAATCTGATCCATCACCTGCACAAACCGGTGAACTTTATCATCATGCCCCTGTTTGCACTGGCAAATACAGCCATCGTAATCCCAACACCACTCGGACCCATTCTCCAACACACAATCAGTTACGGCATCATCGCAGGACTGGTGCTTGGCAAACCACTGGGTATTTTCCTCTTTTCTTTCATCGCTGTTAAAACACGTATTGCAGCATTACCTTCACAAAGCAACTGGTCACAGTTATTAGGTGTGGGCCTGCTGGCCGGTATCGGATTTACCATGTCCATATTTATTGCCACACTTGCATACACAGATGTCAACTGGCAGGTTTACAGCAAGATAGCAGTAATGATTGCATCATTAATAGCCGGCATAGCAGGATATCTTTATTTACGCAAAAGATAG
- a CDS encoding BlaI/MecI/CopY family transcriptional regulator → MSTAKNNKPTESELEILGILWEKGDCTVRDVHEELSKSKDAGYTTTLKLMQIMHEKGYLNRDASSKTHVYTAAISQENTQQQLLNKMIDTVFNGSASQLVMQALGHHNSSKEELDKIRQYLNDIEDQQKR, encoded by the coding sequence ATGAGTACAGCAAAAAATAACAAACCGACGGAAAGTGAACTGGAGATTCTTGGAATCCTGTGGGAGAAAGGCGACTGTACGGTAAGGGATGTGCACGAAGAGCTGTCAAAAAGCAAAGATGCCGGGTATACTACCACCCTGAAGTTAATGCAGATCATGCATGAAAAGGGCTATTTAAACAGAGATGCCAGTAGCAAAACGCACGTGTATACTGCTGCGATCTCACAGGAAAATACCCAACAGCAATTGCTGAACAAAATGATTGATACCGTATTTAATGGTTCTGCTTCTCAATTAGTCATGCAGGCCCTTGGTCATCATAATTCTTCGAAAGAAGAACTCGACAAGATCAGACAATACCTGAATGACATAGAAGACCAGCAAAAAAGGTAA